A single window of Cataglyphis hispanica isolate Lineage 1 chromosome 2, ULB_Chis1_1.0, whole genome shotgun sequence DNA harbors:
- the LOC126855965 gene encoding protein retinal degeneration B isoform X7, translated as MLIKEYRIPLPLTVEEYRIAQLYMIAKKSREESKGAGSGVEIIENVPYSNGPGGDGQYTHKIYHVGSHLPGWFKSLLPKSALIAKEEAWNAYPYTKTRYTCPFVEKFSVEIETYYFPDNGHQENVFNLSGSDYRNRIVDVIDIVKDQPYGADYVKEEDPKLYVSEKTGRGPLEDTWLEDYWADVEGKQQPTPSGKSLMCAYKLCRVEFRYWGMQTKLEKFIHDVALRKTMVRAHRQAWAWQDEWNGLTMEDIREIERQTQLALQRKMGLGESTDDELEENENRETRTTAMATTTMTTTPTTPATPMTVNASMTSPDSDVAKTLAATLGSIEKEEAQSPLSIRKPSDIPIINTAASSENEISPEDSPSPVDLNEIKTTTSDAKKEWRKNNVHSPNSNKNFDIQIANWRMESIVRESESGSDDEFFDCQAEGEDTTVRTPPTASEQEDTIFSPSYLQRVASERNSKRLQIRTSASIDVSCPTSPQHSPTHQPCKITVLIIVVHGGSVLDANADLTAKKSDITTFRGAFESVMRQHYPSMVGHVSIKFVACPSICTEGLGILSSLSPYSFDVSPSCMDAPQVTHDTIPIGAIPLLASSSSDYQDAVSRIVMAANQVYHDFIKSEEGRGFSGQICFVGDSVGSILTYDALTRATQHSRHSSENSILESGSGQQSNDNGGNVEDAKHLSAPSPRRRSSGTSDNPHHNKLDFEIGDFFTFGSPLALVLAYRKTASAERNSFIPRPLVNQVYNLFHPTDPVAARLEPLISARFSLIPPVNIARYQKYPLGNGQPYHLLETIQTNPQLFADGLNIPNIQMHLRRLSDISLQSTMSGIIDNVPLQAVSALTQKWWGTKRLDYALYCPEGLANFPTNALPHLFHASYWESSDVIAFILRQLGRFDLSLLGNEEKDLTNFRPGQPREKWNKKRTSVKLKNVAANHRANDVIVREGAPQILVARFMYSPIDMITLTGEKVDIHIMKDPPAGEWAYLSTEITDKNGRIIYKIPEDKMLGYGLYPVKMVVRGDHTSVDFFLAVIPPKTECVVFSIDGSFAASRSVSGKDPKVWAGAVDVVRHWQELGYLIIYITARPDMQQQTVVSWLSQHNFPHGLVSFADGLSRDPLAHKAAYLNKLVKEHGMIIHQAYGSEKDISVYTAINLKPSQIFVIGKASKKHQALATILYDGYAAHLSMLQAHGGSRPAQGNARMVIPRGQFGLPGQNTSLRRRSSFRTAKRAISQPPLGKAPFPLERSTSVGPGSSSIHRSAATEKL; from the exons ATGTTGATCAAGGAGTATCGCATACCGCTACCTCTTACGGTAGAGGAATATCGAATCGCTCAGCTGTACATGATAGCG AAAAAATCGCGGGAGGAGAGCAAAGGTGCTGGCAGTGGAGTGGAGATAATCGAGAACGTGCCGTATAGCAATGGTCCAGGCGGTGACGGCCAATACACGCACAAGATCTATCACGTGGGTAGTCATCTGCCGGGCTGGTTCAAGAGCCTGCTACCCAAATCGGCGCTCATCGCCAAGGAAGAAGCATGGAACGCCTATCCATATACCAAGACTCGTTACACGTGTCCGTTCGTGGAGAAGTTCTCCGTCGAGATAGAGACCTATTACTTCCCCGACAATGGTCATCAGGAAAATGTTTTCAATCTTAGCGGCAGTGATTACAGGAACAGAATCGTAG ATGTGATCGACATCGTCAAGGATCAGCCTTACGGGGCCGATTATGTGAAGGAAGAGGATCCTAAATTGTATGTGTCAGAAAAGACAGGAAGAGGCCCCCTGGAGGACACATGGCTGGAGGATTATTGGGCCGATGTGGAA GGAAAGCAACAGCCAACGCCATCGGGCAAGTCACTAATGTGCGCGTACAAGCTATGCCGAGTAGAGTTCCGTTATTGGGGCATGCAAACGAAATTAGAAAAGTTCATACACGACGTAG CTCTGCGGAAGACGATGGTGCGGGCGCACAGACAGGCCTGGGCCTGGCAGGACGAGTGGAACGGTTTGACGATGGAGGATATCAGGGAAATCGAACGGCAGACGCAACTGGCGTTGCAGCGCAAGATGGGGCTCGGCGAATCCACGGATGATGAACTCGAGGAGAACGAGAATCGGGAAACGAGGACGACGGCAATGGCGACAACGACTATGACGACGACGCCGACGACACCGGCGACTCCGATGACGGTAAACGCCTCGATGACGTCGCCGGATTCAGATGTCGCTAAGACATTGGCGGCCACTTTGGGCAGTATTGAAAAGGAAGAGGCGCAAAGTCCGTTGTCCATCAGGAAACCATCTGACATTCCAATCATTAACACGGCAGCCAGTTCTGAAAACGAAATCAGTCCCGAAGACTCGCCGTCGCCGGTCGATCTCAACGAAATCAA AACCACGACCAGCGATGCGAAAAAGGAATGGAGAAAGAACAACGTGCACTCGCCTAACTCCAACAAGAACTTTGACATTCAGATCGCGAACTGGAGAATGGAAAGCATCGTCAGGGAATCCGAATCTGGTAGCGACGACGAGTTCTTCGACTGTCAAG CAGAAGGGGAGGACACAACTGTACGGACACCACCTACTGCAAGCGAGCAAG AAGACACAATATTTTCACCTTCATATCTGCAGCGCGTCGCCAGCGAGAGAAATAGTAAGAGATTGCAGATTCGCACGTCGGCCAGTATTGACGTGTCATGTCCAACATCTCCTCAGCATTCTCCTACGCATCAACCGTGCAAAATTACCGTTCTAATCATTGTAGTGCATGGTGGCAGTGTTTTAG ACGCGAATGCCGATCTAACCGCGAAAAAGTCAGACATAACAACATTTCGTGGAGCTTTCGAATCCGTGATGAGGCAGCATTATCCTAGCATGGTCGGACATGTATCCATTAAATTTGTCGCTTGCCCTTCCATTTGTACCGAAGGTCTTGGAATTTTATCAAG TCTGAGTCCGTACAGCTTCGACGTGTCGCCTTCGTGCATGGATGCGCCGCAAGTTACACACGATACCATCCCGATCGGCGCGATTCCTTTGCTGGCGAGCTCGAGTTCCGACTATCAGGACGCGGTGTCGCGCATTGTGATGGCTGCCAATCAGGTATATCACGATTTCATCAAGAGCGAGGAGGGTAGAGGCTTCTCCGGGCAGATCTGCTTCGTGGGTGATTCGGTAGGCTCTATTTTGACCTACGACGCTCTGACCAGAGCGACGCAGCACTCGAGGCACAGTAGTGAGAACAGCATCCTGGAGAGTGGTAGCGGCCAGCAGAGTAATGATAATGGCGGTAATGTCGAAGATGCCAAGCATCTATCCGCGCCATCCCCTAGAAGAAGGTCTTCCGGTACGAG CGACAACCCTCACCATAACAAATTGGACTTCGAAATAGGTGACTTCTTTACGTTTGGCAGTCCGCTCGCGCTAGTTCTCGCCTACAGGAAGACCGCGTCCGCTGAAAGGAACAGCTTCATACCCAGGCCGTTGGTTAATCAGGTGTACAATCTGTTTCATCCCACGGATCCCGTGGCCGCGAGATTGGAACCTTTAATTTCGGCAAGATTTTCGCTGATCCCGCCAGTCAATATCGCtcgatatcaaaaatatccgCTTGGCAACGGTCAGCCTTATCACTTGC TGGAGACTATCCAGACAAATCCGCAGCTGTTTGCTGACGGCCTCAACATTCCTAATATTCAAATGCATTTAAGAAGACTATCCGATATATCGCTTCAAAGTACAATGTCAGGCATTATCGATAATGTTCCTTTACAAGCGGTGTCTGctt TGACACAAAAATGGTGGGGGACAAAGAGACTAGATTACGCGCTCTATTGTCCAGAGGGTCTTGCTAATTTTCCTACAAATGCCTTGCCGCATCTCTTCCACGCCAGTTATTGGGAATCTTCGGATGTAATCGCGTTTATTCTGAGGCAATTGGGCAGATTCGATTTGTCACTGCTCGGTAACGAGGAAAAGGATCTCACTAACTTCCGTCCAGGTCAACCCAGAgagaaatggaataaaaagCGTACCTCTGTTAAACTAAAG AATGTTGCTGCCAATCACAGAGCGAATGATGTCATTGTAAGAGAAGGTGCACCACAAATATTAGTCGCTAGGTTTATGTACAGTCCTATTGATATGATAACTTTAACag gTGAAAAAGTGGATATTCACATTATGAAAGACCCACCGGCAGGTGAGTGGGCATATCTTTCCACCGAGATAACTGACAAAAATGGtaggataatttataaaataccaGAGGACAAAATGCTAGGCTATGGACTCTATCCAGTGAAGATGGTTGTaag GGGAGATCACACATCTGTAGATTTTTTCCTTGCTGTAATACCGCCGAAAACCGAATGCGTAGTTTTCAGCATAGACGGCTCTTTCGCCGCCAGCAGATCGGTGAGCGGCAAAGATCCGAAAGTCTGGGCCGGTGCCGTCGATGTTGTAAG ACATTGGCAGGAACTAGGTTACCTTATCATTTACATTACTGCGAGACCTGACATGCAACAACAGACGGTGGTTTCTTGGCTATCGCAGCATAATTTTCCTCACGGTCTCGTCTCGTTCGCCGACGGCCTGTCCAGAGATCCGCTCGCCCACAAAGCCGCCTACTTGAATAAGCTTGTAAAG GAGCACGGAATGATAATTCATCAGGCGTACGGCAGCGAGAAGGATATTAGCGTGTATACGGCGATAAACCTCAAACCGAGCCAGATCTTCGTCATCGGTAAAGCATCCAAAAAACATCAGGCCCTGGCGACAATATTGTACGATGGTTATGCCGCCCATCTGAGCATGCTGCAAGCGCATGGGGGTTCACGTCCCGCTCAGGGCAACGCGCGTATGGTGATCCCTAGGGGTCAGTTCGGCTTGCCGGGACAAAATACTTCCTTACGTCGACGGAG CTCTTTTAGGACAGCGAAGCGTGCGATCTCACAGCCACCCTTGGGCAAAGCGCCCTTCCCGTTGGAACGATCCACGAGCGTGGGTCCAGGATCGAGCAGCATTCACCGATCGGCGGCGACTGAGAAGCTCTGA
- the LOC126855965 gene encoding protein retinal degeneration B isoform X4, whose product MLIKEYRIPLPLTVEEYRIAQLYMIAKKSREESKGAGSGVEIIENVPYSNGPGGDGQYTHKIYHVGSHLPGWFKSLLPKSALIAKEEAWNAYPYTKTRYTCPFVEKFSVEIETYYFPDNGHQENVFNLSGSDYRNRIVDVIDIVKDQPYGADYVKEEDPKLYVSEKTGRGPLEDTWLEDYWADVEGKQQPTPSGKSLMCAYKLCRVEFRYWGMQTKLEKFIHDVALRKTMVRAHRQAWAWQDEWNGLTMEDIREIERQTQLALQRKMGLGESTDDELEENENRETRTTAMATTTMTTTPTTPATPMTVNASMTSPDSDVAKTLAATLGSIEKEEAQSPLSIRKPSDIPIINTAASSENEISPEDSPSPVDLNEIKTTTSDAKKEWRKNNVHSPNSNKNFDIQIANWRMESIVRESESGSDDEFFDCQEDFEDSSSLAKWSSLDLLAEGEDTTVRTPPTASEQEDTIFSPSYLQRVASERNSKRLQIRTSASIDVSCPTSPQHSPTHQPCKITVLIIVVHGGSVLDANADLTAKKSDITTFRGAFESVMRQHYPSMVGHVSIKFVACPSICTEGLGILSSLSPYSFDVSPSCMDAPQVTHDTIPIGAIPLLASSSSDYQDAVSRIVMAANQVYHDFIKSEEGRGFSGQICFVGDSVGSILTYDALTRATQHSRHSSENSILESGSGQQSNDNGGNVEDAKHLSAPSPRRRSSGTSDNPHHNKLDFEIGDFFTFGSPLALVLAYRKTASAERNSFIPRPLVNQVYNLFHPTDPVAARLEPLISARFSLIPPVNIARYQKYPLGNGQPYHLLETIQTNPQLFADGLNIPNIQMHLRRLSDISLQSTMSGIIDNVPLQAVSALTQKWWGTKRLDYALYCPEGLANFPTNALPHLFHASYWESSDVIAFILRQLGRFDLSLLGNEEKDLTNFRPGQPREKWNKKRTSVKLKNVAANHRANDVIVREGAPQILVARFMYSPIDMITLTGEKVDIHIMKDPPAGEWAYLSTEITDKNGRIIYKIPEDKMLGYGLYPVKMVVRGDHTSVDFFLAVIPPKTECVVFSIDGSFAASRSVSGKDPKVWAGAVDVVRHWQELGYLIIYITARPDMQQQTVVSWLSQHNFPHGLVSFADGLSRDPLAHKAAYLNKLVKEHGMIIHQAYGSEKDISVYTAINLKPSQIFVIGKASKKHQALATILYDGYAAHLSMLQAHGGSRPAQGNARMVIPRGQFGLPGQNTSLRRRSSFRTAKRAISQPPLGKAPFPLERSTSVGPGSSSIHRSAATEKL is encoded by the exons ATGTTGATCAAGGAGTATCGCATACCGCTACCTCTTACGGTAGAGGAATATCGAATCGCTCAGCTGTACATGATAGCG AAAAAATCGCGGGAGGAGAGCAAAGGTGCTGGCAGTGGAGTGGAGATAATCGAGAACGTGCCGTATAGCAATGGTCCAGGCGGTGACGGCCAATACACGCACAAGATCTATCACGTGGGTAGTCATCTGCCGGGCTGGTTCAAGAGCCTGCTACCCAAATCGGCGCTCATCGCCAAGGAAGAAGCATGGAACGCCTATCCATATACCAAGACTCGTTACACGTGTCCGTTCGTGGAGAAGTTCTCCGTCGAGATAGAGACCTATTACTTCCCCGACAATGGTCATCAGGAAAATGTTTTCAATCTTAGCGGCAGTGATTACAGGAACAGAATCGTAG ATGTGATCGACATCGTCAAGGATCAGCCTTACGGGGCCGATTATGTGAAGGAAGAGGATCCTAAATTGTATGTGTCAGAAAAGACAGGAAGAGGCCCCCTGGAGGACACATGGCTGGAGGATTATTGGGCCGATGTGGAA GGAAAGCAACAGCCAACGCCATCGGGCAAGTCACTAATGTGCGCGTACAAGCTATGCCGAGTAGAGTTCCGTTATTGGGGCATGCAAACGAAATTAGAAAAGTTCATACACGACGTAG CTCTGCGGAAGACGATGGTGCGGGCGCACAGACAGGCCTGGGCCTGGCAGGACGAGTGGAACGGTTTGACGATGGAGGATATCAGGGAAATCGAACGGCAGACGCAACTGGCGTTGCAGCGCAAGATGGGGCTCGGCGAATCCACGGATGATGAACTCGAGGAGAACGAGAATCGGGAAACGAGGACGACGGCAATGGCGACAACGACTATGACGACGACGCCGACGACACCGGCGACTCCGATGACGGTAAACGCCTCGATGACGTCGCCGGATTCAGATGTCGCTAAGACATTGGCGGCCACTTTGGGCAGTATTGAAAAGGAAGAGGCGCAAAGTCCGTTGTCCATCAGGAAACCATCTGACATTCCAATCATTAACACGGCAGCCAGTTCTGAAAACGAAATCAGTCCCGAAGACTCGCCGTCGCCGGTCGATCTCAACGAAATCAA AACCACGACCAGCGATGCGAAAAAGGAATGGAGAAAGAACAACGTGCACTCGCCTAACTCCAACAAGAACTTTGACATTCAGATCGCGAACTGGAGAATGGAAAGCATCGTCAGGGAATCCGAATCTGGTAGCGACGACGAGTTCTTCGACTGTCAAG AGGACTTTGAAGATAGCTCTTCATTAGCTAAATGGAGTTCTTTGGATCTTCTAGCAGAAGGGGAGGACACAACTGTACGGACACCACCTACTGCAAGCGAGCAAG AAGACACAATATTTTCACCTTCATATCTGCAGCGCGTCGCCAGCGAGAGAAATAGTAAGAGATTGCAGATTCGCACGTCGGCCAGTATTGACGTGTCATGTCCAACATCTCCTCAGCATTCTCCTACGCATCAACCGTGCAAAATTACCGTTCTAATCATTGTAGTGCATGGTGGCAGTGTTTTAG ACGCGAATGCCGATCTAACCGCGAAAAAGTCAGACATAACAACATTTCGTGGAGCTTTCGAATCCGTGATGAGGCAGCATTATCCTAGCATGGTCGGACATGTATCCATTAAATTTGTCGCTTGCCCTTCCATTTGTACCGAAGGTCTTGGAATTTTATCAAG TCTGAGTCCGTACAGCTTCGACGTGTCGCCTTCGTGCATGGATGCGCCGCAAGTTACACACGATACCATCCCGATCGGCGCGATTCCTTTGCTGGCGAGCTCGAGTTCCGACTATCAGGACGCGGTGTCGCGCATTGTGATGGCTGCCAATCAGGTATATCACGATTTCATCAAGAGCGAGGAGGGTAGAGGCTTCTCCGGGCAGATCTGCTTCGTGGGTGATTCGGTAGGCTCTATTTTGACCTACGACGCTCTGACCAGAGCGACGCAGCACTCGAGGCACAGTAGTGAGAACAGCATCCTGGAGAGTGGTAGCGGCCAGCAGAGTAATGATAATGGCGGTAATGTCGAAGATGCCAAGCATCTATCCGCGCCATCCCCTAGAAGAAGGTCTTCCGGTACGAG CGACAACCCTCACCATAACAAATTGGACTTCGAAATAGGTGACTTCTTTACGTTTGGCAGTCCGCTCGCGCTAGTTCTCGCCTACAGGAAGACCGCGTCCGCTGAAAGGAACAGCTTCATACCCAGGCCGTTGGTTAATCAGGTGTACAATCTGTTTCATCCCACGGATCCCGTGGCCGCGAGATTGGAACCTTTAATTTCGGCAAGATTTTCGCTGATCCCGCCAGTCAATATCGCtcgatatcaaaaatatccgCTTGGCAACGGTCAGCCTTATCACTTGC TGGAGACTATCCAGACAAATCCGCAGCTGTTTGCTGACGGCCTCAACATTCCTAATATTCAAATGCATTTAAGAAGACTATCCGATATATCGCTTCAAAGTACAATGTCAGGCATTATCGATAATGTTCCTTTACAAGCGGTGTCTGctt TGACACAAAAATGGTGGGGGACAAAGAGACTAGATTACGCGCTCTATTGTCCAGAGGGTCTTGCTAATTTTCCTACAAATGCCTTGCCGCATCTCTTCCACGCCAGTTATTGGGAATCTTCGGATGTAATCGCGTTTATTCTGAGGCAATTGGGCAGATTCGATTTGTCACTGCTCGGTAACGAGGAAAAGGATCTCACTAACTTCCGTCCAGGTCAACCCAGAgagaaatggaataaaaagCGTACCTCTGTTAAACTAAAG AATGTTGCTGCCAATCACAGAGCGAATGATGTCATTGTAAGAGAAGGTGCACCACAAATATTAGTCGCTAGGTTTATGTACAGTCCTATTGATATGATAACTTTAACag gTGAAAAAGTGGATATTCACATTATGAAAGACCCACCGGCAGGTGAGTGGGCATATCTTTCCACCGAGATAACTGACAAAAATGGtaggataatttataaaataccaGAGGACAAAATGCTAGGCTATGGACTCTATCCAGTGAAGATGGTTGTaag GGGAGATCACACATCTGTAGATTTTTTCCTTGCTGTAATACCGCCGAAAACCGAATGCGTAGTTTTCAGCATAGACGGCTCTTTCGCCGCCAGCAGATCGGTGAGCGGCAAAGATCCGAAAGTCTGGGCCGGTGCCGTCGATGTTGTAAG ACATTGGCAGGAACTAGGTTACCTTATCATTTACATTACTGCGAGACCTGACATGCAACAACAGACGGTGGTTTCTTGGCTATCGCAGCATAATTTTCCTCACGGTCTCGTCTCGTTCGCCGACGGCCTGTCCAGAGATCCGCTCGCCCACAAAGCCGCCTACTTGAATAAGCTTGTAAAG GAGCACGGAATGATAATTCATCAGGCGTACGGCAGCGAGAAGGATATTAGCGTGTATACGGCGATAAACCTCAAACCGAGCCAGATCTTCGTCATCGGTAAAGCATCCAAAAAACATCAGGCCCTGGCGACAATATTGTACGATGGTTATGCCGCCCATCTGAGCATGCTGCAAGCGCATGGGGGTTCACGTCCCGCTCAGGGCAACGCGCGTATGGTGATCCCTAGGGGTCAGTTCGGCTTGCCGGGACAAAATACTTCCTTACGTCGACGGAG CTCTTTTAGGACAGCGAAGCGTGCGATCTCACAGCCACCCTTGGGCAAAGCGCCCTTCCCGTTGGAACGATCCACGAGCGTGGGTCCAGGATCGAGCAGCATTCACCGATCGGCGGCGACTGAGAAGCTCTGA